The genome window CGGCCACCCGGTCGATATCGGCCAGACGCGGACAGACATAGAAGACCTGCCCGCCGCGATAGCGCTCGCGCAGGATGGATTCGCGCAGCACCACCGGGTCATAGGGCAGGACAAAGGTACGCACCGCCAGCCGGTCGATGGGCGGCGTGGCGATGACGCTCATTTCCTTGACCCCCGACAGCGCCATCTGGAGCGTGCGGGGAATGGGCGTGGCGGTCAGAGTCAGGACGTGAACATCGGCTTTGAGCTGCTTCAGGCGTTCCTTGTGGGCCACGCCGAAATGCTGCTCCTCGTCGATGATGAGCAGGCCCAGGCGCTTGAAGCCGATGCCCTTGGCCAGCAGGGCATGGGTGCCGACCACGATATCCACCGAGCCATCGGCCACGCCCGCCTTGACCTCGGAGGCGGTCTTGGCGGTGACCAGCCGGGAAAGCTGCTCCACCCGAACAGGAAGGCCAGCGAAGCGCTCCTTGAAGGTGCGGTAATGCTGGCGGGCCAGCAGCGTGGTGGGAACCACCACCGCCACCTGAAGGCCCTGAAGCGCCGCCACGAAGGCGACGCGCATGGCCACCTCGGTCTTGCCAAAGCCCACATCGCCGCAGATCAGGCGGTCCATGGGCTTTCCACTGGCCAGATCGGCGATGGAATCCTCGATGGCGCGCAACTGGTCTTCGGTTTCGGCGAAGGGGAAGCGGGCGCAGAACTCGTCATAGAGCCCTTCCGCCGGGACCAATGCCTCGCCCTGGCGCATCTTGCGCTGTGCGGCGATGCCGATCAGTTGGTCGGCGATATCCCTGATGCGCTTCTTCAGCTTGGCCTTGCGGGCCTGCCAGGCGGTGCCGCCCAGCTTGTCCAGCGATACCCCGGCCTGCTCCGAGCCGAAGCGGGTCAGCACGTCGATGTTTTCCACCGGCACGAACAGCTTGTCGCCGCCGTCATAGATCACGCGCAGGCAATCATGGGGCGCGCCCGACACTTCCAGGGCCACCAGACCGTCATAGCGGCCGATACCATGCTCCACATGCACCACCAGATCGCCCTCGGCCAGGGCGGAGGCTTCGGCGATGAACTGGGCGCCCTTCTTCTTCTTGCGGGCGGGCCGCGCCAGACGGTCGCCCAGAATGTCCTGCTCGGTGATCACCGCCAGTTCGGGGGTGACAAAGCCGTGGTCGAGGCCGAGAACAGCGACGGCCACCCTCCCCTTGTCCAAGGCTTTGGCCTCGGCCCAGGACTCGACGGGCTCGATCCCCTTGACGCCGTGGTCCTTTAAGACCCCGGCCAGCCGGTCGCGCGATCCGTTCGTCCAGGCGGCGATCACGACCCGGCGGCCCGCTTTGGCCTGTTCCTCGGCATGCTCGCGCACGCAGTCATAGACATTGACGCCCGGCCGGGCCCGCATATCGGCGAAATCGCGGCCCAGCCGCCCCCCGGCATCAGGAGCGCCATCCTCCACCGCATCGAAGGGCGATAGATGCAGCACCGGGCGCACCGCCAGCAGACGGTCCCACTCGTCGCGCTCCAGATACAGGCGCTCGGGCGCTATTGGGTGATAGACCATGCCCGATTCGGTCAAGCCCGCCCCGGCCAGACCGGCGCGGGCGTCGAAATATTCCAGCACCAGGGCATGGCGCGCCGTCAAAGCCTCGTCCGACTGGTGGTCCAGGACCACCGCCGCCTCGGGCAGATAGGCGAACAAGGTGTCGAGCCCGTCGTGGAACAGGGGCAGCCAGTGCTCCATGCCGTTGAACTTGATGCCTTCGGAAATGGATTCGTAGAGCGGGTCCGCGCCCTGGATGACCCCGAATAATTCCCGGTAATTGGTGCGGAAGCGGGCAATGGAGGCTTCATCCAGGCCCACTTCACTGACGGGTCTGCAGACGAAGCCCTCCACCGGGCCTGTGGTTCGCTGGCTCATGGGATCGAAGGAGCGCACGCTATCGATCTCGTCGCCGAAGAAGTCCAGGCGCAACGGCTCGGCCGATCCCGGTGGGAACAGATCGACGATGCCACCCCTCACCGCGTATTCACCGGGTTCCATCACCGTGTCGGCGCGCACATAGCCGTTCTTGGCGAGAAAGCCCACCAGCTTGTCCATGGACAGCCGCGAGCCCTTGCGGGCATCCAGAGTCGCCTGAGCCAAGGCCTCACGCGGCGGAACCCGTTGCGCCAATGCGGGAACGGTGGTCAGCACAACGAAGGCGCCCTTCACCCCATCGGCAAGACGCGCCAGGGTATCGATGCGCCGCGCCACCATGTCCACATGGGGCGAGACCCGGTCATAGGGCACGCAATCCCAGCCGGGAAACTCCAGCACCGTAAGGTCGGGGGCGAAGAAGGCCAGGGCCTCGGCCATGCGCGCCATGCGGCCTTCATCGCGGGCCACATGCAAGATGCCGCCCTCGGCCTCGGGGCAAGCGGCCAGTTCGGCCAGCAACAGGGCATCACGCCCTTCCGGCGCTCCGGCAACCTTGCGGCGCCCGGCCTGGGATATGAGACTGTCTAGGTTTTTCAAATCGGTGCGGCTTCGCTTTGAACAAATTTCTTGATCATGGCCATGACGTCATGGTCCAGATGATCGGGCACTTCGGCCTTGCTGGTGACCCAATTGAACAGGTCGGAATCGTTCTCGGCGATCAGGGCCTCGAACCGCTCGGCCTGATCGGGAGACAGCGACATCAGGTATTTGGCGGCGAAACCGCCGAACAGAATGTCGTTCTCGTTGGAGCCCATATGGTGGGCGCGGAACATCAGGCGCTTCAGTCGATCGTGATCCATTGCATCCGGCATTGCGTCGGTTTCGGAGCCGACTAGGATATAGCCCCTCGTCGTCCGAATGTCAGCCCGCCATGCGCCCTCAGGTTCTGTTTCCTCTCTTTGCTCCGGTAACCAGCCTGCCCGGCATCGGGCCGCGCCTTGCGCCGCTCTATCAGCGGCTGGTGGGAGAAAAGGTACTGGATCTCCTGTGGCACTTACCTGCGGGCGTAGTTGATCGCCGTTTCGCCCCCAAGGTGGCCGAAGCGCCCCATGGCAAGGTCGCGACCCTGACGCTCCGGGTGGATGCTCATTACCCCTCGTCCAGCCCTAAGCGTCCCTACCGGGTGCGCATGGCCGACGAGACAGGGTTCCTGCATCTGGTGTTCTTCCACGGGCGCGAGGATTGGCTGAGGAAACAATTACCCGAAGGCGAAATCCGCGTGGTCAGCGGCGTGGTCGAGCATTTCAACAACGAGATCCAGATCAGCCACCCCGATCACATCGTGCGCTTGGAGGAGATCGCCCAGGTGATGGCCGTGGAGCCGGTCTATGGTCTCACCGCTGGGCTCACGGGCCGCGCCGTGGCCAAAACCGTGGCTGCGGCCGTGGCAAAGGCCCCGCAATTGCCGGAATGGCAGGAGCCCCACTGGCTGGTCCGCCAGGGATGGCCCGGCTGGCATGAGGCGCTGACCGCCGTTCACCATCCCGCCGATGAACATAGCGCCCTTGGCGACACGCCCGCCCGACGCCGCCTGGCCTTCGATGAATTGCTGGCCAACCAACTGGCGCTGGCCATGGTGCGGGCTCAGATGAGGAAGCTCAAGGGCCGCTCCCTGGTGGGCGACGGCTCCTTGCGGGCCAAGGTATTGGCCGCCCTGCCCTATACCCTGACGGGGGCGCAAAGCCGGTCCTTGGCCGAGATCGACGCCGATATGGCCCAGCCCATGCGCATGCTCCGCCTGCTGCAAGGCGATGTGGGCAGCGGCAAGACCATCGTGGCATTGCTTGCCATGCTCACCGCCGTGGAGACCGGGGCCCAAGCCGCCATGATGGCGCCCACCGAAATTCTCGCCCGTCAGCATTATGCCGGTATCGCGCCTCTGGCCGAAGCGGCGGGCCTGCGGGTCGCCCTGCTCACCGGCCGCGACAAGGGCAAATCCCGCGAGGCGGTTCTGGCCGGTCTGGCCTCGGGCGAGATCCATATCCTGCTGGGCACCCATGCCCTGTTTCAGGAGGACGTGGCCTTCAAGGATCTGGCGCTGGCCGTCATCGACGAGCAGCACCGCTTCGGCGTGCATCAGAGGCTGGAACTGGCGGCCAAGGGCGTGGCGGTGGACATGCTGGTGATGACCGCCACACCCATTCCCCGCACCCTGCTGCTGACCGCCTATGGCGACATGGATGCGTCCCGCCTGGACGAGAAGCCGCCGGGCAGGAAGCCCATCGATACCCGTGTCGTGCCCCTGGCCCGGTTGGACGAAATGGTGGCCGGGGTGGGCCGCGCCCTGGAAAGCGGCGCCCGCGTCTATTGGGTCTGCCCCCTGGTTGAGGAATCCGAGACCTCCGACCTGGCGGCCGCCGAGGAGCGTCACCGCCATCTTTCCCAGATGTTTGGGGATCGGGTCGGCCTCGTCCATGGCCGCATGAAGCCCACCGCCAAGGACAAGGTAATGGCTGAATTCGCCGCCGGAAACCTGGATATCCTGGTCGCCACCACGGTGATCGAGGTGGGCGTCGATGTGCCCG of Paramagnetospirillum magnetotacticum MS-1 contains these proteins:
- the mfd gene encoding transcription-repair coupling factor gives rise to the protein MKNLDSLISQAGRRKVAGAPEGRDALLLAELAACPEAEGGILHVARDEGRMARMAEALAFFAPDLTVLEFPGWDCVPYDRVSPHVDMVARRIDTLARLADGVKGAFVVLTTVPALAQRVPPREALAQATLDARKGSRLSMDKLVGFLAKNGYVRADTVMEPGEYAVRGGIVDLFPPGSAEPLRLDFFGDEIDSVRSFDPMSQRTTGPVEGFVCRPVSEVGLDEASIARFRTNYRELFGVIQGADPLYESISEGIKFNGMEHWLPLFHDGLDTLFAYLPEAAVVLDHQSDEALTARHALVLEYFDARAGLAGAGLTESGMVYHPIAPERLYLERDEWDRLLAVRPVLHLSPFDAVEDGAPDAGGRLGRDFADMRARPGVNVYDCVREHAEEQAKAGRRVVIAAWTNGSRDRLAGVLKDHGVKGIEPVESWAEAKALDKGRVAVAVLGLDHGFVTPELAVITEQDILGDRLARPARKKKKGAQFIAEASALAEGDLVVHVEHGIGRYDGLVALEVSGAPHDCLRVIYDGGDKLFVPVENIDVLTRFGSEQAGVSLDKLGGTAWQARKAKLKKRIRDIADQLIGIAAQRKMRQGEALVPAEGLYDEFCARFPFAETEDQLRAIEDSIADLASGKPMDRLICGDVGFGKTEVAMRVAFVAALQGLQVAVVVPTTLLARQHYRTFKERFAGLPVRVEQLSRLVTAKTASEVKAGVADGSVDIVVGTHALLAKGIGFKRLGLLIIDEEQHFGVAHKERLKQLKADVHVLTLTATPIPRTLQMALSGVKEMSVIATPPIDRLAVRTFVLPYDPVVLRESILRERYRGGQVFYVCPRLADIDRVAERLAKLVPEVKTAVAHGRLAPADLEEVMVAFGDKQYDVLLSTNIIESGIDMPSVNTLIIHRADMFGLGQLYQLRGRVGRGKTRGYAYFTLPNDKVLSKAAEKRLQVMQALDTLGAGFQLASHDLDIRGAGNLLGEEQSGHIREVGVELYQQLLEEAVAAAKGGQGSEAAEEWSPQIAVGTPVLIPETYVADLSVRLSLYRRIGSLSDQAEIEALAAELIDRFGTLPPEVENLLEVVAIKALCKLAGIDKVDSGPKGAVVSLRGNVFANPGALVQFIARSAGSCKIRPDHKIVFLRAWEDPKQRIVGLRNVIGKLAELAAA
- a CDS encoding FAD assembly factor SdhE codes for the protein MDHDRLKRLMFRAHHMGSNENDILFGGFAAKYLMSLSPDQAERFEALIAENDSDLFNWVTSKAEVPDHLDHDVMAMIKKFVQSEAAPI
- the recG gene encoding ATP-dependent DNA helicase RecG produces the protein MRPQVLFPLFAPVTSLPGIGPRLAPLYQRLVGEKVLDLLWHLPAGVVDRRFAPKVAEAPHGKVATLTLRVDAHYPSSSPKRPYRVRMADETGFLHLVFFHGREDWLRKQLPEGEIRVVSGVVEHFNNEIQISHPDHIVRLEEIAQVMAVEPVYGLTAGLTGRAVAKTVAAAVAKAPQLPEWQEPHWLVRQGWPGWHEALTAVHHPADEHSALGDTPARRRLAFDELLANQLALAMVRAQMRKLKGRSLVGDGSLRAKVLAALPYTLTGAQSRSLAEIDADMAQPMRMLRLLQGDVGSGKTIVALLAMLTAVETGAQAAMMAPTEILARQHYAGIAPLAEAAGLRVALLTGRDKGKSREAVLAGLASGEIHILLGTHALFQEDVAFKDLALAVIDEQHRFGVHQRLELAAKGVAVDMLVMTATPIPRTLLLTAYGDMDASRLDEKPPGRKPIDTRVVPLARLDEMVAGVGRALESGARVYWVCPLVEESETSDLAAAEERHRHLSQMFGDRVGLVHGRMKPTAKDKVMAEFAAGNLDILVATTVIEVGVDVPEANIMVIEHAERFGLAQLHQLRGRVGRGSRESRCLLLYGHPLGEIAKARLEIMRATEDGFRIAEEDLRLRGGGEMLGTRQSGLPEFRLADLAIHGELLAAARDDARLILERDPELASPRGEALRVLLYLFERDAAVRTLRSG